Within the Cyanobium sp. ATX 6F1 genome, the region CCAGGTGGGTGTTGGGGAGGGCCTTGTGGATCTCCGCGATCCGGGAGATCGCCAGCACCTCACCGGTGGGCTTGCGGGTGAATTTGTAGGCGCCGTGGCTGGTGCCGATGGCGATCGCCAGGGCATCCACCTTGGTCTTGGCGACGAAGTCGGCCGCCTCGGCCGGATCGGTGAGCAGCTGGTCGTGGGAGAGGGCGCCTTCGAAGCCGTGGCCGTCCTCGGCCTCACCCTTGCCGGTCTCCAGGGAGCCCAGGCAGCCCAGTTCGCCTTCGACGCTCACGCCGATGGCATGGGCCACATCCACCACTTCCTTGGTGACAGCCACGTTGTACTCGTAGCTGGCGGGGGTTTTGGCGTCGGCTTCGAGCGAGCCATCCATCATCACGGAGGTGAAGCCGTTGGCGGCGGCCCCAAAGCAGGTGGCGGGGCTGTTGCCGTGGTCCTGGTGCATCACCACCGGGATGTCGGGATAGGTTTCCACCGCCGCCAGGATCAGATGGCGCAGGAAGTTCTCACCGGCGTACTGACGGGCGCCGCGGGAAGCCTGCAGGATCACCGGGCTGTCGGTCTCGTAGGCCGCCTCCATGATCGACTGCACCTGTTCCAGGTTGTTGACGTTGAAGGCTGGGATGCCATAGCCGTTCTCTGCGGCATGGTCCAGCAGCAGCCGAAGCGGAACGAGCGCCATGGGAAGAATCCTCGGGGGTGTGGAGAGAGATGACAGGGATGAAGGCAGCCGTGATGAACGACGTTCACCCGGAGGCTTGGTCGCCTGGATTGCCTGGGTTGCCTGAACGGCGTTGAACGCCGACCTTGCTGAGCCTGTTCAAACTCTAGGGGATGCCCCTTGAACCCCTGCGAGGGAGCCCCAGACAGCGAAAGTGCTCTCACCAGATGGCCTGACGAGATCGCTGAGCGGGCCCCTGAAGAGAGGGCCTCACTCAGCCGAGCCGCTCCTGCAGGCCGCTGGCGGCGGAACGCTGGGCCGCATCGCAGCAGCGCTGGCTCAGGGCCGCCTCCGCCAGACCGGGCACCATGGGCCTGTCAGCGCGGACGGCCTCGGCCCACCAGCCCAGCAGCCGCCGCACCGGGGCGATCCGTCCATCCACCCAGGTGCGCGCAAAGGCCAGGGCCGGATCGGGGCTCACGCTCTGGAGCGGCTCACCGCCGCGGGAGATCCAGAGCTGGAAGCCGTGCACATAGTCGCCCTGGTTGTCAGACCCCAGCACCAGGGTGGCCTCACTGCCGTAGAGCTCGATCCAGTAGCCACGCCCCCGCCGCGTCACCGCCGCCAGGGTCAACTGGGCCGGCACCGTTCCGTTCACTCCAGCCCCCAGGCTGAGCTGGGCCAGGGCAATGTCCTCGGCATCGACCGCGGCCAACCGGCCGGAACCATCGGACAGCGGCCGCTCGGGGATCGCCACCCGGGTGCTGGCCGTCAGCTCCAGGGTGGGCCCGATCAGCCAGTGCAGGGTGTCGAAGGCGTGGCTGCCCAGGGAGCCGATCACGCCACCGCCCTGGTCCGCCTGGGCATACCAGTTCCAGGGGCGGCTCGCGTCACTGCGGCTGCCCATCAGCCAGTCGAGCTTCACCAGATAGGGCTCCCCCAGGGTGCCCTGTTCCAGCAGCGCCTTGAGCTGCTGGAACACCGGCACCGCCCGGTACTCGAAATCCACCGCCACACAGCACCGCCGAGCCAGGGCCAGCCGCCGCAGCTCCTCCACCTGGCCTGCCCCAAGGCCCACGGGCTTCTCCAGCAGCAGGTGCTTGCCGGCTTCCAGGGCCCGACAGGCCAGATCGAAGCGCACGGCGGGGGGGGTGGCGATCACCAGGGCCTCGATCGCCGGATCCGCCAGCAGGGCCTCGAAATCGCAGGTACCGGGCAACTCGGCGGCGCGACAGGCGGCCTCCAGCCGCTCGGCGCGCGGATGCCAGAGGGCCACCGGCTCGGTGAGCGGCTGATCCCGCAGGGCCGGCAGGTGCACCTTCTCGCCGAACCCCAGGCCGGCGATCGCCACCCTCAAAGGGGTCGCAGGTGAAGCCGCCAAGGGGGCCCCTGCCGTGGCGGGGACGGCACTCATCGGGCGGCCAGCAGCGGGGCTCCCGCGTCACAGGCCGCCTGCAGCACCGCGGCAATCAACGGATCGCCTCCAGCCGGTTGCCACTGGGCGCCGAACTGGGGCCAACCGCCGATGGAGGTGTCGCGGTAGAGCCCCTGGCCGCAGTCGAGATCCATCACATAGAGGGTGCCCAGTTTGGGCCGGGCCTCCAAATCAGCTTCGTCCGAGGCGGTGCGGAAACGGCTCAGCACCGTGAGTTGGCCGTCGCGGCCGACCCGCAGGCTGCCCGCATCCCACCACTGCTCCCCCTCGGCCGTGGTGCCCACCGAGCGCCACTCCAGCGGGGCCGCCCCAACCCCCGCCGGCAGCCCCATCCAGACGACCAGCGCCAGCAGCAGAGCGCACAGGAGCTTGATTGGTCTGAAACGGCCCATCACGTTCAATCCAGGTTCAGGCCTTCGCGGCGACGGTGGTGCAGCCATGGAGCCGCAACAGCCCCGCCAGGGTGGAGCGCAGGCGGGTGCGCGGCACGATGTGATCAACGAAGCCATGGTCCTGCAGGTATTCGGCGGTCTGGAAGCCGTCGGGCAACCGCTCCCGCAGGGTCTGCTCGATCACACGCCGGCCGGCGAAACCGATCAGCGCCTTGGGCTCGGCCAGGATCAGGTCGCCGAGCATGGCGAAGCTGGCGGTCACCCCGCCGGTGGTGGGGTGCGTGAGCAGGGGGATGTAGAGCAGTTCCGCCTGGCGGTGGTGCTGCAGGGCCCCGGAGATCTTCGCCATCTGCATCAGGCTCAGCATCCCCTCCTGCATGCGGGCGCCACCGGAAGCGCAGACGATCACCACCGGGATCCGCCGGGCGGTGGCCTCCTCGATCAGCCGGGTGAGGCGCTCGCCCACCACCGATCCCATCGAGCCGCCCATGAAGCGGAAATCCATCACCCCCAGGGCCAGGGGCAGACCCTCGATCCGGCACAGTCCCGTGACCACCGCATCCTTGAGGCCTGTGCTGAGCTGGCTGTCCCGCAGACGATCGGCGTAGCTGCGGCGGTCCTTGAAAGCCAGGGGATCGGTGGGCGTGAGCTCGCCATCGAGCACCTCAAAGCTGCCGGGATCGGCGATCAGCCGGATGCGCTCCTCGCTGTGGATGCGGTGGTGGTGGCCGCAGCCGCTGCAGACGCTGGCATGGGCGATCAGGTCTTTGCGGTAGACCACCAGGCCGCATTCGGGGCACTTGCTCCAGAGGCCGTCCCCCTCTTCGGGTTCCTGGGCGGCACGCACCACCGGAGTGGTCTTGCGACGATCGGCGAACCAGTCGAACAGCGACACGGCGGAGCGGACCCTGGGGGAATCAGCCATTAAAGGCCGGCAAAGCCCAGGCGCTCAGCGAACTGCCGCAGCCACCAGCCGTTGCCCCCCAGCCACAGGGCCACGCCGCCGGCCGCCAGGAAGGGACCGAAGGGAAAGGGCTCATGGCGCTTGAGCCGGCCCGTGAGGCGCCCCAGGCTGCCGAGCAGGGCACCGCCCAGCACCGCCAGGGCCACCGCCAGACCCATCCCGGCAAGCCCCAGCCAGGCCCCCAGCAGGGCGGTGAGCTTGGCGTCACCGAGGCCCAGGGCGGGCTGACCCATGGCCTTCTCGGCCAGCCAACTGAGCCCTTCAAAGGCCAGCAGACCGACGGCGGCGGCAAGCAGATGATCCAGCAACAGCCGCCGGCCGATGGCCTCCCCCTGGCTGAACCCCAATACCGCCGTCACGGCCCAGCCCAGGAGCACCCCCCAGCGGCAGAGCGGTTCCGGCAGCCACAGCTGATCGAGGTCGATCAGCACCAGCGGCACCAGCCAGCTCACGAACAGCCAGCCGGCCGCCAGCAGCAGCCAGGGGGCTGGAGCTCCCATGGCCGAGGGAACCGCCAGCAGCACCGCCACCCATAGCCCGGCGGTGAGCAGCTCCACCAGGGGGTAGCGGATGGCGATCGGGCCCCGGCAATGGCGGCAGCGGCCCCGCAGCAGCATCCAGCCGAGCAGGGGCAGGTTGTCGTACCAGCGCAGGCGG harbors:
- the fba gene encoding class II fructose-bisphosphate aldolase (catalyzes the reversible aldol condensation of dihydroxyacetonephosphate and glyceraldehyde 3-phosphate in the Calvin cycle, glycolysis, and/or gluconeogenesis) — translated: MALVPLRLLLDHAAENGYGIPAFNVNNLEQVQSIMEAAYETDSPVILQASRGARQYAGENFLRHLILAAVETYPDIPVVMHQDHGNSPATCFGAAANGFTSVMMDGSLEADAKTPASYEYNVAVTKEVVDVAHAIGVSVEGELGCLGSLETGKGEAEDGHGFEGALSHDQLLTDPAEAADFVAKTKVDALAIAIGTSHGAYKFTRKPTGEVLAISRIAEIHKALPNTHLVMHGSSSVPQEWLDMINKYGGAIPETYGVPVEEIQEGIRNGVRKINIDTDNRLAFTAAVREAAFKDPSNFDPRHFNKPARAYMKQVCLDRYQQFWCAGNASKIKQRDINFYAGLYAKGALDPKTAVAV
- a CDS encoding Gfo/Idh/MocA family protein: MSAVPATAGAPLAASPATPLRVAIAGLGFGEKVHLPALRDQPLTEPVALWHPRAERLEAACRAAELPGTCDFEALLADPAIEALVIATPPAVRFDLACRALEAGKHLLLEKPVGLGAGQVEELRRLALARRCCVAVDFEYRAVPVFQQLKALLEQGTLGEPYLVKLDWLMGSRSDASRPWNWYAQADQGGGVIGSLGSHAFDTLHWLIGPTLELTASTRVAIPERPLSDGSGRLAAVDAEDIALAQLSLGAGVNGTVPAQLTLAAVTRRGRGYWIELYGSEATLVLGSDNQGDYVHGFQLWISRGGEPLQSVSPDPALAFARTWVDGRIAPVRRLLGWWAEAVRADRPMVPGLAEAALSQRCCDAAQRSAASGLQERLG
- the accD gene encoding acetyl-CoA carboxylase, carboxyltransferase subunit beta, coding for MSLFDWFADRRKTTPVVRAAQEPEEGDGLWSKCPECGLVVYRKDLIAHASVCSGCGHHHRIHSEERIRLIADPGSFEVLDGELTPTDPLAFKDRRSYADRLRDSQLSTGLKDAVVTGLCRIEGLPLALGVMDFRFMGGSMGSVVGERLTRLIEEATARRIPVVIVCASGGARMQEGMLSLMQMAKISGALQHHRQAELLYIPLLTHPTTGGVTASFAMLGDLILAEPKALIGFAGRRVIEQTLRERLPDGFQTAEYLQDHGFVDHIVPRTRLRSTLAGLLRLHGCTTVAAKA
- a CDS encoding prepilin peptidase, whose product is MSATAPLLASVQVLPLGAALIGACVGSFLNVVAWRVPREESIVSPPSHCPHCGTRLRWYDNLPLLGWMLLRGRCRHCRGPIAIRYPLVELLTAGLWVAVLLAVPSAMGAPAPWLLLAAGWLFVSWLVPLVLIDLDQLWLPEPLCRWGVLLGWAVTAVLGFSQGEAIGRRLLLDHLLAAAVGLLAFEGLSWLAEKAMGQPALGLGDAKLTALLGAWLGLAGMGLAVALAVLGGALLGSLGRLTGRLKRHEPFPFGPFLAAGGVALWLGGNGWWLRQFAERLGFAGL